Proteins from a single region of Scleropages formosus chromosome 24, fSclFor1.1, whole genome shotgun sequence:
- the sys1 gene encoding protein SYS1 homolog — MASHFRSYIWDPVLIICQIVLMQCIYYSFLGLWLAGVDSLVQNSRSLDQIFSYEVLGFSTPQGRLSMMAFVLNSLTCALGLWFFIRRGKQCLDFTVTVHFFHMIACWIYNAHLPVALSWWLVNVTCVALMAVIGEYLCMRTELRAIPVNSGPKSNL, encoded by the exons ATGGCGAGTCATTTCCGCAGCTACATCTGGGACCCGGTCCTCATCATCTGCCAGATCGTCTTGATGCAGTGTATCTACTACAGCTTCCTGGGGCTGTGGCTGGCTGGTGTGGACAGCCTTGTCCAGAACAGTCGCTCCCTCGACCAGATATTCAGCTATGAG GTTCTCGGGTTCTCTACCCCTCAGGGCAGACTGTCAATGATGGCCTTTGTCTTGAACTCGCTTACGTG TGCTCTCGGCCTGTGGTTTTTCATTCGCCGCGGAAAGCAGTGCCTGGACTTCACCGTCACCGTCCACTTCTTCCACATGATCGCTTGCTGGATCTACAACGCCCACCTCCCTGTCGCCCTCTCCTGGTGGCTGGTGAACGTGACGTGCGTTGCGCTCATGGCGGTCATTGGGGAGTACCTGTGCATGAGGACTGAGCTGCGCGCCATTCCTGTGAACAGCGGACCCAAGTCGAACCTCTGA
- the LOC108936425 gene encoding translocon-associated protein subunit alpha-like, producing the protein MELFGRRILLLCLLSLPFTMVNTGGVSAESDPSEDANLDPVVEEDEEEEEEVLVDDDDDDDANISDSDPDDDSDDEDPTGIDVTTHPDVDTTIVFVAGEEFPANQIVKFLVGFTNKGEQDFAVRSLEASFRYPQDFQFYIQNFTALPLNTVVQPQRQASFEYSFIPAQPMAGRPFGLVILLNYQDSEGNTFQSTIYNQTVTITELEEGLDGETMFMYVFLSGLVVLLLFGIYQVLESRTRKRLPAKVETGTGGLRDVDISWIPQETLKAMNKTSPRASPRKRAKRAAGTDL; encoded by the exons ATGGAGCTGTTCGGAAGGAGGATCCTGCTGCTGTGCCTGCTTTCTCTGCCCTTTACCATGGTAAACACGG GTGGTGTTTCTGCGGAGAGCGACCCCTCAGAGGATGCGAACTTGGACCCCGTggtggaggaagatgaggaagaggaggaagaggtgctcgttgatgatgatgatgatgatgatgccaaCATCTCGGACTCG GACCCAGATGATGACTCTGATGATGAAGACCCAACGGGAATAGACGTGACCACTCACCCTGACGTTGACACCACCATCGTATTCGTTGCTGGGGAAG AGTTTCCAGCCAATCAGATAGTGAAGTTCCTGGTGGGTTTCACCAACAAGGGCGAGCAGGACTTTGCCGTGCGATCGCTGGAGGCCTCCTTCCGCTACCCACAGGACTTCCAGTTCTACATCCAGAAC TTCACAGCCCTGCCCCTGAACACCGTGGTCCAGCCTCAGCGGCAGGCGTCCTTCGAGTACTCCTTCATCCCGGCTCAGCCCATGGCCGGACGCCCCTTCGGCCTGGTCATTCTCCTCAACTACCAGGACAGCGAG GGGAACACGTTCCAGAGCACCATCTACAACCAGACGGTCACCATCACCGAACTGGAAGAGGGCTTGGATGGGGAAAC GATGTTCATGTACGTGTTCCTCTCTGGCTTGGTGGTTCTGCTGCTCTTTGGTATCTACCAGGTGTTGGAGTCTCGCACG AGAAAGAGGCTCCCGGCGAAGGTGGAGACAGGCACTGGTGGGCTGAGGGATGTGGACATCAGCTGGATCCCCCAGGAGACCCTCAAAGCCATGA ACAAGACCTCACCGAGAGCCTCGCCCAGGAAGCGCGCCAAGAGGGCAGCGGGCACAGACCTGTAA
- the LOC108936315 gene encoding signaling threshold-regulating transmembrane adapter 1-like, producing the protein MEDNCSCTHMIGIAGVCGSPGLWLILAVVSTALLLCGGWHLMSFIAGRCTDGGKKFLPRFRRSLSQRLKDMEENPIYGNITYTQSRTDAPPSASGAADQQFPKNQAQSRQQDCYANLKLKAPKPSSARSSPKIQYSDVVTLPRTVEGTGPGEGPSADSDAVSLRSDLYASVDPERNKTIGNDKDYANHV; encoded by the exons ATGGAGGACAACTGCAGCTGCACGCACATGATCG GTATAGCTGGAGTCTGTGGCTCTCCTGGCCTGTGGCTCATACTGGCTGTTGtctccacagcactgcttctCTGTGGGGGGTGGCATCTCATGTCCTTTATAGCAGGGCGTTGCACAG ATGGGGGAAAGAAATTCCTGCCTCGCTTCAGGAGAAG TTTGAGTCAGCGGCTGAAGGACATGGAGGAGAACCCCATTTATGGGAACATCACCTACACCCAGAGTC GCACGGATGCTCCTCCCAGCGCTTCCGGAGCCGCCGATCAGCAGTTCCCCAAAAATCAG GCCCAGTCGAGGCAGCAGGACTGCTACGCCAACCTGAAGCTGAAGGCCCCCAAGCCATCTTCAGCTCGCAGCTCTCCAAAGATCCAGTATTCAGACGTGGTGACGCTCCCCAGGACGGTGGAGGGGACGGGGCCAGGGGAGGGGCCGTCTGCAGACAGTGATGCAGTTTCGCTGCGCTCAGACCTGTATGCCTCAGTGGACCCTGAACGCAACAAAACCATTGGCAACGATAAAGACTACGCCAACCACGTCTGA
- the eya2 gene encoding eyes absent homolog 2, which translates to MAAYSQTQYSPAIQSTGPYGPYTHHPQGYGVPSYNIKTEDGLSHSPGQNGLLGYPSNFSTAPPGQSLYSYSTHGSSISSGIFQGTNGIATSAPFNHSQQDFSAYSAYSQSQYSPYYSSHYNAPYLAASNVSPSAMAATIPYQHAEHLPVVTNHSPESLPGDHHPSPSPPTPSKEQDGVRARRGSDGKLRGRKRASDPAPPLDSDIERVFVWDLDETIIIFHSLLTGTFATRFGKDSAKSVSLGLWMEEMIFNLADSRLFFNDLEECDQVHIDDVASDDNGQDLSTYNFGADGFQTAAGSAALCLGSGVHGGVDWMRKLAFRYRRVKEIYNTYKNNVGGLLGSPKREEWLQLRRELEVHTDLWLTQALKALALISSRPNCVNVLVTTTQLIPALSKVLLYGLGAAFPVENIYSATKTGKESCFERVTQRFGRRAVYVVVGDGVEEEAVSKKKNMPFWRVSCRADLEALSHALELDYL; encoded by the exons atggcagcataCAGCCAGACACAGTACAGTCCAGCCATTCAGTCTACTGGACCATATGGGCCCTACACACACCACCCGCAGGGCTACGGGGTGCCCTCCTACA ACATTAAGACAGAGGATGGCCTGAGCCACTCCCCAGGACAGAATGGCCTCCTAGGATACCCCTCCAACTTCAGCACCGCTCCTCCTGGTCAGAGCCTGTACAGCTATTCCACACACG GTAGCAGCATTTCATCAGGTATTTTCCAAGGAACCAATGGCATCGCTACTTCTGCGCCGTTCAACCATTCTCAGCAG GATTTCTCTGCGTACTCCGCCTACAGCCAATCGCAGTACTCTCCGTACTACAGCTCCCACTACAATGCCCCCTACCTCGCAGCCAGTAATGTCAGCCCATCTGCCATGGCGGCCACCATACCCTATCAGCACGCAGAGCACCTCCCGGTCGTCACCAATCATAGTCCGGAGTCGCTTCCGG GAGATCATCACCCGTCCCCGAGCCCCCCAACTCCCAGCAAGGAGCAAGACGGGGTGCGAGCGCGGAGGGGATCCGACGGGAAGCTGCGCGGAAGGAAGAGGGCGAGCGACCCAGCGCCGCCCCTGGACTCTGACATCGAG CGTGTGTTCGTGTGGGATCTGGATGAGACCATCATCATCTTTCACTCCCTGCTGACGGGAACCTTCGCCACAAGGTTCGGCAAG GACTCGGCAAAATCTGTATCCTTGGGTCTGTGGATGGAGGAGATGATTTTCAACCTGGCCGATTCACGCCTCTTCTTCAACGATCTGGAG GAATGCGACCAAGTTCACATCGATGACGTGGCTTCGGATGACAATGGACAGGACCTGAG CACCTATAACTTTGGAGCGGATGGGTTCCAGACCGCAGCAGGGAGTGCGGCCCTCTGCCTTGGGTCCGGCGTCCACGGGGGGGTAGACTGGATGAGGAAACTGGCCTTCCGATACCGCCGGGTCAAGGAGATCTACAACACATACAAAAACAATGTGGGAG GCTTGCTGGGCAGCCCCAAGCGGGAGGAGTGGCTTCAGTTGCGTCGAGAGCTGGAGGTCCACACAGACCTGTGGCTCACACAGGCTCTTAAAGCTCTGGCACTCATCAGCTCACG gccAAACTGCGTGAACGTGCTAGTGACCACAACCCAGCTCATTCCTGCCCTGTCGAAGGTCCTGCTGTACGGCCTGGGTGCGGCTTTCCCCGTTGAGAACATCTACAGTGCTACGAAGACGG gaaAGGAGAGCTGCTTCGAGCGTGTGACGCAGCGGTTTGGTCGCCGGGCTGTGTACGTGGTGGTGGGAGATGGCGTTGAAGAGGAGGCTGTCTCCAAAAAG AAGAACATGCCGTTCTGGagggtgtcctgcagggctgaTCTAGAGGCCCTAAGTCACGCACTGGAGCTGGACTACCTCTAG